The proteins below are encoded in one region of Streptomyces spinoverrucosus:
- a CDS encoding pectate lyase family protein, translating to MRTGPPRTHAQSSALVAAAAALAAVAVLALPQPAGAAESSPIGFGAGTTGGGSAPAVTVSTLDAFRSAVSGDTAKVIRVNGLIPLSGQVDIGSNTTVVGVGSASGFTGGGLRLKEVSNVVVRNLNISKPVAPADGITVQKSTKVWIDHNSFSADREHDKDHYDGLLDINHGSDDVTVSWNTFKDHFKGSLVGHSDNNASEDTGHLKVTYHHNLFSNVYSRIPSLRFGTGHFYNNYVSGADTACHSRMGAQMLVENNVFRSTKIAVTTNRSSDVDGFANLRGNDLGGAATEVSRVGTFTNPPYGYTAEPASSVVASVTSGAGTGKL from the coding sequence ATGCGTACAGGCCCCCCACGTACACACGCGCAAAGTTCTGCCCTGGTGGCTGCCGCGGCGGCGCTCGCCGCGGTTGCCGTCCTCGCCCTGCCGCAGCCGGCCGGAGCGGCCGAGAGCTCTCCGATCGGGTTCGGCGCCGGGACGACCGGCGGCGGCAGCGCCCCGGCGGTCACCGTCTCTACCCTCGACGCCTTCAGGTCGGCCGTGTCCGGCGACACGGCCAAGGTCATCCGGGTCAACGGTCTGATCCCACTGAGCGGTCAGGTCGACATCGGGTCCAACACCACGGTGGTGGGTGTCGGTTCGGCTTCCGGGTTCACCGGGGGCGGACTGCGACTGAAGGAGGTCTCCAACGTCGTCGTCCGGAACCTCAATATCAGCAAGCCGGTCGCGCCCGCCGACGGGATCACCGTCCAGAAGTCGACGAAGGTGTGGATCGACCACAACTCCTTCTCGGCGGACCGCGAGCACGACAAGGACCACTACGACGGTCTGCTGGACATCAACCACGGCTCCGACGACGTCACCGTGTCCTGGAACACCTTCAAGGACCACTTCAAGGGCTCACTCGTCGGCCACAGCGACAACAACGCCTCCGAGGACACCGGCCACCTGAAGGTGACGTACCACCACAACCTCTTCAGCAACGTCTACTCGCGCATCCCGAGCCTGCGCTTCGGCACCGGGCACTTCTACAACAACTACGTGTCCGGCGCCGACACCGCCTGCCACTCGCGGATGGGCGCGCAGATGCTGGTCGAGAACAACGTCTTCCGCTCGACGAAGATCGCGGTCACCACGAACCGCAGCAGTGACGTCGACGGATTCGCCAACCTGCGCGGCAACGACCTCGGTGGAGCCGCGACCGAGGTCTCGCGGGTCGGCACCTTCACCAACCCGCCGTACGGCTACACGGCGGAGCCCGCCTCGTCGGTCGTCGCCTCGGTGACCTCCGGCGCGGGCACGGGCAAGCTCTGA
- a CDS encoding pectate lyase, which produces MSSATRPRARGRALTGALATLGLSVGMIMTIGAPSASAATWPTPNGSEPVSATISISGTKDYGMKRLYGTGDLAGDGQEEGQDPILRLANGAVLKNVVLGAPAADGIHCEGSCTLQNVWWEDVGEDAATFRGGTGATYHVIGGGAKKAADKVFQHNGGGTLNISNFAVQEFKTLYRSCGDCSTQYTRKVNLNTIEVTGTGSTARIVGINTNRNDVATLRNITILNDASRKVVPCQKYNNNTAVGAGPDSTNCLYSSSDITYR; this is translated from the coding sequence ATGTCTTCTGCAACACGACCACGCGCGCGCGGGCGCGCGCTGACCGGCGCGCTGGCCACCCTCGGCCTGTCGGTTGGCATGATCATGACTATAGGTGCGCCGTCCGCGAGTGCCGCCACCTGGCCCACCCCGAACGGCAGCGAGCCGGTCTCCGCCACCATCTCGATCTCCGGCACCAAGGACTACGGGATGAAGCGGCTGTACGGCACCGGAGACCTGGCCGGTGACGGCCAGGAGGAGGGTCAGGACCCGATCCTCCGGCTCGCCAACGGCGCGGTGCTGAAGAACGTCGTCCTCGGGGCTCCGGCCGCCGACGGCATCCACTGCGAGGGCAGCTGCACGCTGCAGAACGTCTGGTGGGAGGACGTCGGCGAGGACGCCGCCACCTTCCGGGGCGGCACGGGTGCGACGTACCACGTGATCGGCGGTGGCGCGAAGAAGGCCGCGGACAAGGTCTTCCAGCACAACGGCGGCGGCACGCTGAACATCTCCAACTTCGCCGTGCAGGAGTTCAAGACCCTGTACCGCTCCTGCGGCGACTGCTCCACGCAGTACACCCGCAAGGTCAACCTGAACACCATCGAGGTGACCGGCACGGGCAGCACCGCACGGATCGTCGGCATCAACACCAACCGCAACGACGTGGCGACCCTGCGGAACATCACGATCCTGAACGACGCGAGCCGCAAGGTCGTCCCCTGCCAGAAGTACAACAACAACACCGCTGTCGGGGCCGGTCCCGACAGCACGAACTGCCTCTACAGCAGCTCGGACATCACCTACCGGTAG